A region from the Carassius carassius chromosome 33, fCarCar2.1, whole genome shotgun sequence genome encodes:
- the LOC132113946 gene encoding centrin-1, which translates to MASSFRKPSATTNQRKRAGPKPELTEEQRQEIKEAFDLFDTDGSGNIDVKELKVAMRALGFEPKKEEIKKMIADIDKEGLGLISFNDFLSMMTQKMSEKDSKEEILKAFRLFDDDCTGKISFKNLKRVAKELGENLTDEELQEMIDEADRDGDGEINEQEFLRIMKKTSLY; encoded by the exons ATG GCTTCCAGCTTCAGGAAACCCAGTGCCACTACGAACCAGCGGAAGAGAGCAGGACCCAAACCTGAACTGACAGAGGAACAGAGGCAGGAGATCAAAGAGGCTTTCGATCTGTTTGACACAGACGGGTCTGGAAACATAGATGTAAAAGAACTGAAG GTTGCTATGCGAGCTCTGGGGTTTGAACCAAAGAAAGAAGAGATAAAAAAGATGATCGCTGATATTGATAAAGAAGGGTTGGGCTTAATCAGCTTCAATGATTTCCTTTCTATGATGACACAGAAAATG AGTGAGAAGGACTCGAAAGAAGAAATCCTGAAAGCTTTCAGGCTATTCGACGACGACTGCACCGGCAAAATCTCTTTCAAAAATCTCAAGCGAGTAGCCAAAGAGCTCGGGGAGAACCTCACAGATGAAGAGTTACAG gAAATGATCGATGAGGCCGACAGAGATGGCGATGGAGAGATTAATGAGCAGGAGTTTCTACGGATAATGAAAAAGACCAGTCTGTACTGA
- the bbs12 gene encoding Bardet-Biedl syndrome 12 protein isoform X2 produces the protein MDPLRKQCSSAVKMSGSATVAQRCHIGLQQLEAIAATTHGFLGPNKRPKFIQDEEARDAVLVSSCSRLLEHIELDGSVGQLLHEMIQAQQKVFHSGTGTLVFLAGVWSRVALECLNRGITVLDIKTAMRNGLDVCLEVCKQSAVSVEEVSSQKLKELKTTSALKSENQDSETQSMDVRLSQNLRLKLKHSRHFNLQTENTQTALNDVIGIAQAVSHGCDSSMRLVLQACKLQSKITEDARNGPLDIQKLVTCLIPGMSEEKSCVLHGFVTLLSVEQASVVWRLQGKALKIALVNGDLCEKYRHVGFNRPANVVHITDRANMSSVNLEERWIEDALRKMHKLSIDVVLASGTAGANLKDRALGANVLVIEGVKSSVLNDFSTRTGAIPVSYVTQIDENCVGRGVTVSPWRDFSRNNDLAAVSIVSASTSLVTAVISSSLSAKVQSLEDQFWSCAHRLHQALTDGKLLHGAGATELLCIQQLHQSRQTEMENPQESVVLELMAEAWMDYVSTLMLNSGSVASKSEAWTAIAHQMRLYKAGEAISRDAGGVGVYDNVTVKTEAWRRALDLVFLVLQSDTEIITGVSEGEHVYSELMYL, from the exons ATGGACCCACTACGTAAACAATGCAGCTCAGCGGTGAAG ATGTCTGGAAGTGCCACTGTCGCTCAGCGCTGCCACATTGGACTCCAGCAGTTAGAGGCCATAGCTGCCACCACACATGGCTTTCTGGGCCCCAACAAACGGCCCAAGTTCATCCAGGATGAAGAAGCCAGGGATGCGGTGTTGGTCAGCTCCTGTTCCCGTCTGCTTGAGCATATCGAGCTGGACGGCTCAGTCGGACAACTGCTACATGAGATGATACAGGCACAGCAGAAGGTCTTCCACTCTGGGACGGGCACACTGGTGTTTCTGGCTGGAGTTTGGAGTAGAGTTGCTTTAGAGTGTCTAAACAGAGGAATAACTGTGTTGGATATCAAAACAGCCATGAGGAATGGATTAGATGTGTGTTTGGAGGTATGCAAACAATCGGCTGTAAGTGTGGAAGAAGTTTCTAGCCAGAAACTAAAGGAGCTCAAAACTACTTCAGCTCTTAAATCAGAAAATCAGGACTCAGAGACACAAAGCATGGATGTTAGACTCTCTCAGAATCTCAGGCTGAAACTCAAACACAGCAGACACTTTAATTTACAgactgaaaacacacaaacagctcTGAATGACGTAATTGGAATAGCGCAAGCCGTCAGCCACGGATGCGACTCCTCCATGCGTTTAGTTTTACAAGCATGCAAGTTGCAATCCAAAATCACAGAAGATGCACGAAATGGACCTTTGGATATTCAAAAGCTAGTCACGTGCCTCATTCCAGGCATGTCTGAGGAGAAATCATGTGTGTTGCATGGCTTTGTCACATTGCTGTCAGTCGAACAGGCCTCTGTGGTTTGGCGCCTTCAGGGTAAGGCGTTAAAAATTGCTTTGGTGAATGGTGATTTGTGCGAGAAGTATCGCCACGTGGGTTTCAACAGGCCTGCGAATGTCGTGCACATCACCGATCGTGCTAACATGTCAAGCGTGAATCTGGAAGAGCGATGGATTGAGGATGCATTGAGAAAAATGCACAAACTCAGCATTGATGTTGTGCTTGCGAGCGGCACGGCTGGTGCGAATCTCAAAGACCGAGCTCTTGGTGCAAACGTCTTGGTTATCGAAGGTGTTAAAAGCAGCGTTTTGAATGACTTCAGCACACGCACAGGCGCCATCCCGGTTTCATACGTCACACAGATTGACGAGAACTGCGTGGGACGGGGTGTTACAGTCAGTCCATGGAGAGATTTCAGTAGAAATAATGATTTAGCCGCGGTCAGCATTGTGAGTGCAAGCACATCTCTGGTCACGGCGGTCATAAGCAGCTCTTTATCTGCTAAAGTACAAAGCTTGGAGGATCAATTCTGGAGCTGTGCTCATCGGTTGCACCAAGCGCTCACAGATGGGAAGTTGCTGCATGGCGCAGGAGCCACCGAACTCCTTTGCATCCAGCAGCTTCATCAATCCAGGCAGACAGAGATGGAGAACCCACAGGAAAGTGTGGTGCTGGAGCTGATGGCCGAAGCTTGGATGGATTACGTCTCCACTTTAATGCTGAACAGCGGGTCGGTGGCGTCTAAATCAGAGGCTTGGACGGCTATTGCACATCAGATGAGACTTTATAAAGCTGGAGAAGCCATATCACGGGATGCAGGTGGAGTTGGTGTGTATGATAacgtgacagtgaagactgaagCCTGGAGGAGAGCTCTGGATCTGGTGTTTCTGGTGCTTCAGTCTGACACAGAGATCATTACAGGTGTCAGTGAAGGAGAACATGTTTACAGTGAGCTCATGTATCTTTGA
- the bbs12 gene encoding Bardet-Biedl syndrome 12 protein isoform X3 translates to MSGSATVAQRCHIGLQQLEAIAATTHGFLGPNKRPKFIQDEEARDAVLVSSCSRLLEHIELDGSVGQLLHEMIQAQQKVFHSGTGTLVFLAGVWSRVALECLNRGITVLDIKTAMRNGLDVCLEVCKQSAVSVEEVSSQKLKELKTTSALKSENQDSETQSMDVRLSQNLRLKLKHSRHFNLQTENTQTALNDVIGIAQAVSHGCDSSMRLVLQACKLQSKITEDARNGPLDIQKLVTCLIPGMSEEKSCVLHGFVTLLSVEQASVVWRLQGKALKIALVNGDLCEKYRHVGFNRPANVVHITDRANMSSVNLEERWIEDALRKMHKLSIDVVLASGTAGANLKDRALGANVLVIEGVKSSVLNDFSTRTGAIPVSYVTQIDENCVGRGVTVSPWRDFSRNNDLAAVSIVSASTSLVTAVISSSLSAKVQSLEDQFWSCAHRLHQALTDGKLLHGAGATELLCIQQLHQSRQTEMENPQESVVLELMAEAWMDYVSTLMLNSGSVASKSEAWTAIAHQMRLYKAGEAISRDAGGVGVYDNVTVKTEAWRRALDLVFLVLQSDTEIITGVSEGEHVYSELMYL, encoded by the coding sequence ATGTCTGGAAGTGCCACTGTCGCTCAGCGCTGCCACATTGGACTCCAGCAGTTAGAGGCCATAGCTGCCACCACACATGGCTTTCTGGGCCCCAACAAACGGCCCAAGTTCATCCAGGATGAAGAAGCCAGGGATGCGGTGTTGGTCAGCTCCTGTTCCCGTCTGCTTGAGCATATCGAGCTGGACGGCTCAGTCGGACAACTGCTACATGAGATGATACAGGCACAGCAGAAGGTCTTCCACTCTGGGACGGGCACACTGGTGTTTCTGGCTGGAGTTTGGAGTAGAGTTGCTTTAGAGTGTCTAAACAGAGGAATAACTGTGTTGGATATCAAAACAGCCATGAGGAATGGATTAGATGTGTGTTTGGAGGTATGCAAACAATCGGCTGTAAGTGTGGAAGAAGTTTCTAGCCAGAAACTAAAGGAGCTCAAAACTACTTCAGCTCTTAAATCAGAAAATCAGGACTCAGAGACACAAAGCATGGATGTTAGACTCTCTCAGAATCTCAGGCTGAAACTCAAACACAGCAGACACTTTAATTTACAgactgaaaacacacaaacagctcTGAATGACGTAATTGGAATAGCGCAAGCCGTCAGCCACGGATGCGACTCCTCCATGCGTTTAGTTTTACAAGCATGCAAGTTGCAATCCAAAATCACAGAAGATGCACGAAATGGACCTTTGGATATTCAAAAGCTAGTCACGTGCCTCATTCCAGGCATGTCTGAGGAGAAATCATGTGTGTTGCATGGCTTTGTCACATTGCTGTCAGTCGAACAGGCCTCTGTGGTTTGGCGCCTTCAGGGTAAGGCGTTAAAAATTGCTTTGGTGAATGGTGATTTGTGCGAGAAGTATCGCCACGTGGGTTTCAACAGGCCTGCGAATGTCGTGCACATCACCGATCGTGCTAACATGTCAAGCGTGAATCTGGAAGAGCGATGGATTGAGGATGCATTGAGAAAAATGCACAAACTCAGCATTGATGTTGTGCTTGCGAGCGGCACGGCTGGTGCGAATCTCAAAGACCGAGCTCTTGGTGCAAACGTCTTGGTTATCGAAGGTGTTAAAAGCAGCGTTTTGAATGACTTCAGCACACGCACAGGCGCCATCCCGGTTTCATACGTCACACAGATTGACGAGAACTGCGTGGGACGGGGTGTTACAGTCAGTCCATGGAGAGATTTCAGTAGAAATAATGATTTAGCCGCGGTCAGCATTGTGAGTGCAAGCACATCTCTGGTCACGGCGGTCATAAGCAGCTCTTTATCTGCTAAAGTACAAAGCTTGGAGGATCAATTCTGGAGCTGTGCTCATCGGTTGCACCAAGCGCTCACAGATGGGAAGTTGCTGCATGGCGCAGGAGCCACCGAACTCCTTTGCATCCAGCAGCTTCATCAATCCAGGCAGACAGAGATGGAGAACCCACAGGAAAGTGTGGTGCTGGAGCTGATGGCCGAAGCTTGGATGGATTACGTCTCCACTTTAATGCTGAACAGCGGGTCGGTGGCGTCTAAATCAGAGGCTTGGACGGCTATTGCACATCAGATGAGACTTTATAAAGCTGGAGAAGCCATATCACGGGATGCAGGTGGAGTTGGTGTGTATGATAacgtgacagtgaagactgaagCCTGGAGGAGAGCTCTGGATCTGGTGTTTCTGGTGCTTCAGTCTGACACAGAGATCATTACAGGTGTCAGTGAAGGAGAACATGTTTACAGTGAGCTCATGTATCTTTGA
- the bbs12 gene encoding Bardet-Biedl syndrome 12 protein isoform X1, giving the protein MCEDTGESVFRLIQTENKTHVDFADITMSGSATVAQRCHIGLQQLEAIAATTHGFLGPNKRPKFIQDEEARDAVLVSSCSRLLEHIELDGSVGQLLHEMIQAQQKVFHSGTGTLVFLAGVWSRVALECLNRGITVLDIKTAMRNGLDVCLEVCKQSAVSVEEVSSQKLKELKTTSALKSENQDSETQSMDVRLSQNLRLKLKHSRHFNLQTENTQTALNDVIGIAQAVSHGCDSSMRLVLQACKLQSKITEDARNGPLDIQKLVTCLIPGMSEEKSCVLHGFVTLLSVEQASVVWRLQGKALKIALVNGDLCEKYRHVGFNRPANVVHITDRANMSSVNLEERWIEDALRKMHKLSIDVVLASGTAGANLKDRALGANVLVIEGVKSSVLNDFSTRTGAIPVSYVTQIDENCVGRGVTVSPWRDFSRNNDLAAVSIVSASTSLVTAVISSSLSAKVQSLEDQFWSCAHRLHQALTDGKLLHGAGATELLCIQQLHQSRQTEMENPQESVVLELMAEAWMDYVSTLMLNSGSVASKSEAWTAIAHQMRLYKAGEAISRDAGGVGVYDNVTVKTEAWRRALDLVFLVLQSDTEIITGVSEGEHVYSELMYL; this is encoded by the coding sequence ATGTCTGGAAGTGCCACTGTCGCTCAGCGCTGCCACATTGGACTCCAGCAGTTAGAGGCCATAGCTGCCACCACACATGGCTTTCTGGGCCCCAACAAACGGCCCAAGTTCATCCAGGATGAAGAAGCCAGGGATGCGGTGTTGGTCAGCTCCTGTTCCCGTCTGCTTGAGCATATCGAGCTGGACGGCTCAGTCGGACAACTGCTACATGAGATGATACAGGCACAGCAGAAGGTCTTCCACTCTGGGACGGGCACACTGGTGTTTCTGGCTGGAGTTTGGAGTAGAGTTGCTTTAGAGTGTCTAAACAGAGGAATAACTGTGTTGGATATCAAAACAGCCATGAGGAATGGATTAGATGTGTGTTTGGAGGTATGCAAACAATCGGCTGTAAGTGTGGAAGAAGTTTCTAGCCAGAAACTAAAGGAGCTCAAAACTACTTCAGCTCTTAAATCAGAAAATCAGGACTCAGAGACACAAAGCATGGATGTTAGACTCTCTCAGAATCTCAGGCTGAAACTCAAACACAGCAGACACTTTAATTTACAgactgaaaacacacaaacagctcTGAATGACGTAATTGGAATAGCGCAAGCCGTCAGCCACGGATGCGACTCCTCCATGCGTTTAGTTTTACAAGCATGCAAGTTGCAATCCAAAATCACAGAAGATGCACGAAATGGACCTTTGGATATTCAAAAGCTAGTCACGTGCCTCATTCCAGGCATGTCTGAGGAGAAATCATGTGTGTTGCATGGCTTTGTCACATTGCTGTCAGTCGAACAGGCCTCTGTGGTTTGGCGCCTTCAGGGTAAGGCGTTAAAAATTGCTTTGGTGAATGGTGATTTGTGCGAGAAGTATCGCCACGTGGGTTTCAACAGGCCTGCGAATGTCGTGCACATCACCGATCGTGCTAACATGTCAAGCGTGAATCTGGAAGAGCGATGGATTGAGGATGCATTGAGAAAAATGCACAAACTCAGCATTGATGTTGTGCTTGCGAGCGGCACGGCTGGTGCGAATCTCAAAGACCGAGCTCTTGGTGCAAACGTCTTGGTTATCGAAGGTGTTAAAAGCAGCGTTTTGAATGACTTCAGCACACGCACAGGCGCCATCCCGGTTTCATACGTCACACAGATTGACGAGAACTGCGTGGGACGGGGTGTTACAGTCAGTCCATGGAGAGATTTCAGTAGAAATAATGATTTAGCCGCGGTCAGCATTGTGAGTGCAAGCACATCTCTGGTCACGGCGGTCATAAGCAGCTCTTTATCTGCTAAAGTACAAAGCTTGGAGGATCAATTCTGGAGCTGTGCTCATCGGTTGCACCAAGCGCTCACAGATGGGAAGTTGCTGCATGGCGCAGGAGCCACCGAACTCCTTTGCATCCAGCAGCTTCATCAATCCAGGCAGACAGAGATGGAGAACCCACAGGAAAGTGTGGTGCTGGAGCTGATGGCCGAAGCTTGGATGGATTACGTCTCCACTTTAATGCTGAACAGCGGGTCGGTGGCGTCTAAATCAGAGGCTTGGACGGCTATTGCACATCAGATGAGACTTTATAAAGCTGGAGAAGCCATATCACGGGATGCAGGTGGAGTTGGTGTGTATGATAacgtgacagtgaagactgaagCCTGGAGGAGAGCTCTGGATCTGGTGTTTCTGGTGCTTCAGTCTGACACAGAGATCATTACAGGTGTCAGTGAAGGAGAACATGTTTACAGTGAGCTCATGTATCTTTGA